A region of the Osmia bicornis bicornis chromosome 1, iOsmBic2.1, whole genome shotgun sequence genome:
aaaaagggtcaACCGTAATGGTAGCGCGTCACAGTTACGACTGATTATTCATCGAGCAgcgttatttttaatttatgctTGCATCGCGAAATTCCGGAAAACGACACGCTCGCGAAACACCGCTGACACTTGTAAACGATACGCTGTCACAGTTACCATAATCAATCTACCTACTTAATTGCTTTGCCTTTTGTTATGCAACAGTGAAAAAGGTAGATCACTGTACCctatttattttgatttcaaACGCCCGTACATTGCctaaaaaaatgttgaaatctCACGAATGAAAGTTTGAATAATAAAGGAATGATTGTTACAACGAGAAATCAGCGAACTTCTATTTGAACTCTAATGAAATTCTATCTTTTCTATGTTACAGCCAAAAGTAATCGATCCGTTTGCgcgaaaaatttgaaaaagacgGAAGCTGGCGGTACCGGAAGATAGAAGTTCAAACACACTGACACCACTTACCGATAAGATGAGAAGAAGAATGACTCGTCCGATTCACCGTTGACAGAAGCTGTCAGGAGTTGTTGTATGTTGAACGAAGGTTCATGAAGAGCGGAGTCAAAGGTCGGCTCGTGATCGCGACAGGTTTCGAGTTCCCGGCTCGACTGCACAGTAGGGACGCGCACAACTCTCGCACATCCGTTCTCCATCAGTCATCGTGAGACGAAAGTCGCCATCTGACGGTAACCATGGTAATCCAACGAGATAGATCGCTCGAGAGAAATGGGTATCGTCATTGTTACACGTGGTTACACCTGTGGAGAAAGGAACACGGTATTTCGCGGGTTTCACCGTTGTCCTCTGTGAAACGATGTATTCCATTGTCAAATCGTGTGAAAAGAATTTCCAGATTGTATTCAGAAAGCACACTTATTTAGCGTAGGTGAAAATACGATGATGGTATTATAAAGACGTTTATCGTGCAAACGCTCGAGTTCGACTGACTTTAAACGTCTCTTCGAGCAGGGAAATATCCCCACAATAATAGAGGGTACAATCTTAGGTAAACATTTCTTCGAGGCGCTCGATTAACGTGTAATATGAATAACGTATACAATCTGTCGTTGTCTTCAGTCTCGGCAAGAGGCTGTGCGTAGTAAACACCCAAGCTTATAGTTTCTAGAAACACTAGAAActttaaattctcaaattttgaaagttttcGTATGTAGAAAGAATAGATTATTGAACGGAAGAGAAAAGGACGGTTGGCGAGACGTGGtcagaaatatgaaatatcaCTATCCTTTAATGTTATCGTTATAAGGCCTCGCTTGCAATATTCCGCTATCATCGAGAATCCTCGTTATTTATGTACATCCTACAGTTGACCTGCTTTATTAGAGAAACGTTTAATAGTGAACAACAGTACATAACAATAAATTGAGGAACGTGTTGAAACGTGGAATCAtctctttctttattaatCTCGCTTCCTATACTTCTGAGAAGACTCGTCCATGGAACTCATCCATAATTGCAGATCCTTTGGCAATTCAGGAAGTCGAGCATTCGGCTCGACTGCTGCAATGATTTCAGATACAGGAATATTTGATCCTGTTACGGTTTGTTTGCTAAGAATCACAGCACGAACGAAATTATCGGTCAAACTGATGAATTGGTGTTCCAGGTAGAAGTGTCTGTCTTCCCAATAAATCagctaataaaaaaaaaaaaaacacattaTACGGAGAATTGTAAATGCAGCTAATGtatgaaaattcattatttaccTTGGTAACAACTTTGAATGGTGTAAAAATTGGAATTGCACGACGGTAACGAGTCGAAGAAGCTCCTTGGACTGCACCACCGCCTCTTTTTACAATTGCCGAGTAAATTCCAGATCTATCGTAATAGTGGAATCGTGCAAAGTCCAGTTCGCGAAGGTATCTCGCGTTGTTCATATGTTTGAACAATAAGTCCACGTCTTGCGTTGTACATATTcctggaaaaagaaaagtggtaCTCCAACGGTACAAAAATAGGACATATAAATGAACAGTGACTGTGGAAGAAGGGGGTATTATAAATGCAATAGTCACTGACCACCTATTTATGTTATTGAAACATGCAAGTCTCCATTGTATCTGCAATTTTGATTACTCTTTTTTATTAACACCTTGTCGGCACACATTATACAGGCAAATTCACTAGGAAAACGGAAGTGGGTTCACAACCGGTTACTTTCGAGTCATCGATGTAAATACAGGATATCTCACCCTCTGCATTTGCATAATTTAGCTTTGAAATTCTCATCCTGCCGCATGTCCctcgttttaaaaaatcactTGTATTTCACGATGAAATATTAAGATTTTTGGGGTAATTGTTTCGGTCAGAAAGTCGTATTGAACAGTGTACGTCCTTGATCTTTTTGGAACTAATTCATTTGACGTCAATAGCATGGTTTTGAATGCGTGCCGCGTTTAAGACCACGTGACCCGGAACACCGTACGACATCTTTTCGCACCTTTTGTTCTCACACTATTCGGCATTTC
Encoded here:
- the LOC114882024 gene encoding protein THEM6; translated protein: MVCACLLTFLLVLYILFDVNYFVRMAFTLITGRLFEKKKKIFDATTIYGICTTQDVDLLFKHMNNARYLRELDFARFHYYDRSGIYSAIVKRGGGAVQGASSTRYRRAIPIFTPFKVVTKLIYWEDRHFYLEHQFISLTDNFVRAVILSKQTVTGSNIPVSEIIAAVEPNARLPELPKDLQLWMSSMDESSQKYRKRD